A region of Sphingomonas sp. DNA encodes the following proteins:
- the pyrE gene encoding orotate phosphoribosyltransferase → MTEDEILAEFRAAGALLEGHFILSSGLHSPRYLQCARVLMDPVRASRMAGALAASIPRELRSQIEIVVSPAMGGVVIGHEMGRALGVEALFVERPTGTFELRRGFALKPGQKVLLVEDVVTTGLSSREAMKAVAEAGGEVIAAASLVDRSAGVADMGVPFYPLVSLNVPSYPADDLPAELAALPAEKPGSRKAAA, encoded by the coding sequence ATGACAGAAGACGAGATTCTCGCCGAATTCCGCGCCGCGGGCGCGCTGCTGGAGGGGCATTTCATCCTGTCCTCCGGTCTGCACAGCCCGCGTTACCTGCAATGCGCGCGCGTGCTGATGGACCCGGTTCGCGCCTCGCGCATGGCCGGCGCGCTCGCCGCATCGATCCCGCGCGAGCTGAGATCGCAGATCGAGATCGTCGTCTCGCCGGCCATGGGCGGCGTCGTCATCGGCCATGAAATGGGCCGGGCGCTGGGCGTCGAGGCGCTCTTCGTCGAGCGGCCGACCGGCACGTTCGAATTGCGCCGGGGCTTCGCGCTGAAGCCGGGGCAGAAGGTGCTGCTGGTCGAGGATGTCGTCACCACCGGCCTGTCCTCGCGCGAGGCGATGAAGGCGGTGGCCGAGGCGGGCGGGGAGGTCATCGCCGCCGCGTCGCTGGTCGATCGCTCCGCCGGCGTGGCCGACATGGGCGTGCCTTTCTATCCGCTCGTCTCGCTCAACGTGCCCAGCTATCCGGCCGACGATCTGCCTGCCGAGCTGGCCGCGCTGCCGGCCGAAAAGCCCGGGAGCCGCAAGGCGGCCGCGTGA
- a CDS encoding pyridoxine 5'-phosphate synthase, which translates to MTSHLRLGVNIDHVATIRNARGGLYPDPIRAALVAQEAGADGITAHLREDRRHIIDEDIAGLIGAIALPLNMEMAATEEMVALALRHRPHAACIVPERREEVTTEGGLDAAGQHNHLKPLIARLGEAGIRVSLFIEPDPRQIEAAMHLGAPVVEFHTGRYAHAEGEARAAELRRLADAAALAAKNGIEPHAGHGLTYDNVQPVAAIPQLAELNIGHFLIGEAIFIGLDASVRRMRALMDEAR; encoded by the coding sequence GTGACGTCCCATCTCCGCCTCGGGGTCAATATCGACCATGTCGCGACCATCCGGAACGCGCGCGGCGGGCTCTATCCCGATCCGATTCGCGCCGCCTTGGTCGCGCAGGAGGCGGGCGCCGACGGCATCACCGCGCATCTGCGCGAGGATCGTCGTCACATCATCGACGAGGATATCGCCGGCCTGATCGGCGCGATCGCGCTGCCGCTGAACATGGAGATGGCGGCGACCGAGGAGATGGTGGCGCTGGCGCTCAGGCACCGCCCGCACGCCGCCTGCATCGTGCCCGAGCGGCGCGAGGAGGTGACGACGGAAGGCGGGCTCGACGCCGCCGGCCAGCACAATCACCTGAAGCCGCTCATCGCCCGGCTCGGCGAGGCCGGCATCCGCGTCTCCCTCTTCATCGAGCCCGATCCGCGCCAGATCGAGGCGGCGATGCATCTGGGCGCACCGGTCGTCGAATTCCACACCGGCCGCTACGCCCATGCCGAGGGCGAGGCCCGGGCCGCCGAGCTCCGCCGCCTCGCCGATGCCGCCGCGCTCGCCGCCAAGAACGGCATCGAGCCCCATGCCGGCCACGGCCTCACCTACGACAATGTCCAGCCCGTCGCCGCCATCCCGCAGCTCGCCGAGCTCAATATCGGCCATTTCCTGATCGGCGAGGCGATCTTCATTGGCCTCGACGCCAGCGTCCGGCGGATGCGCGCCCTGATGGACGAGGCGCGGTGA
- the acpS gene encoding holo-ACP synthase, with the protein MIIGLGSDLCNIDRIRNSLDRFGDRFLNRVFTDRERARAETRPFTRAGTYAKRFAAKEAFSKAVGTGFRRGVYMKDIGVVNLPSGAPTLALTGGAKERLDAMTPPGHAVHVHLTMTDDHPFAMAVVVIEALPEEPLT; encoded by the coding sequence ATGATCATCGGCCTCGGCTCCGACCTGTGCAATATCGACCGGATTCGGAACTCGCTGGATCGGTTCGGCGATCGCTTTCTCAACCGCGTCTTCACCGACAGGGAGCGTGCCCGCGCCGAAACCCGCCCGTTCACCCGTGCCGGCACCTATGCCAAGCGCTTCGCCGCAAAGGAGGCGTTCTCCAAGGCGGTCGGCACCGGCTTCAGGCGCGGCGTCTACATGAAGGATATCGGCGTCGTGAACCTGCCGTCCGGCGCCCCCACTTTGGCTTTGACCGGCGGCGCGAAGGAGAGGCTTGACGCGATGACGCCGCCGGGCCACGCCGTCCACGTTCACCTGACGATGACCGACGATCATCCCTTCGCGATGGCCGTGGTCGTCATCGAAGCCTTGCCCGAGGAGCCCCTTACGTGA
- the lepB gene encoding signal peptidase I has protein sequence MTDNDRADAAETSNEARGDVVAPPVALDTPPPGTEAKKKGTDWWGEVKAIFWLLLAVLGFHSFIAKPFYIPSESMMPGLLVGDRLVVSKYPYGWSWVSPSFHVFPRTEGRIWGRMPERGDIVIATPPGENADYIKRVIGLPGDAIEMIDGQLYINDEPVRRERREPVMLPIDDNLPCQPDAFGDFRVTGPDGRAYCRLPIVREYLPSGRHYDTIDLGYSPQGDDYPRTVIPPNHVFLMGDNRDHSADSRFAAGLPERGLGGPVPWENIGGRAEFITFSLDGSSSYVNPISWFAALRSGRAGTSLRPAEGPPPQGTAR, from the coding sequence GTGACCGACAACGACCGCGCGGACGCGGCCGAAACCAGCAACGAGGCACGCGGCGACGTCGTCGCGCCGCCGGTCGCGCTCGACACGCCCCCCCCGGGAACCGAGGCGAAGAAGAAGGGCACCGACTGGTGGGGCGAGGTGAAGGCGATCTTCTGGCTGCTTCTCGCCGTGCTCGGCTTTCACTCCTTCATCGCCAAGCCCTTCTACATTCCCTCGGAATCGATGATGCCGGGCCTCTTGGTCGGCGATCGGCTGGTGGTCAGCAAATATCCCTATGGCTGGTCCTGGGTGTCGCCCAGCTTTCATGTCTTCCCGCGCACGGAGGGCCGGATCTGGGGCCGGATGCCCGAGCGGGGCGACATCGTCATCGCCACGCCGCCGGGCGAGAATGCCGATTATATCAAACGCGTCATCGGCCTGCCGGGCGATGCGATCGAGATGATCGACGGCCAGCTCTACATCAACGACGAGCCGGTCCGGCGCGAGCGGCGCGAGCCGGTGATGCTGCCGATCGACGACAATCTGCCCTGCCAGCCGGACGCATTCGGCGATTTCCGCGTGACCGGGCCGGACGGCCGGGCCTATTGCCGTCTGCCGATCGTGCGCGAATATCTTCCCAGCGGTCGCCATTATGATACGATCGACCTGGGCTACTCGCCGCAGGGGGACGATTATCCGCGCACCGTCATTCCGCCGAACCATGTCTTCCTGATGGGCGACAATCGGGATCACAGCGCCGACAGCCGCTTCGCTGCCGGTCTGCCGGAGCGGGGGCTGGGCGGCCCCGTGCCGTGGGAGAATATCGGCGGGCGCGCCGAATTCATCACCTTCAGCCTCGACGGCAGCTCCAGCTACGTCAATCCGATCAGCTGGTTCGCGGCCTTGCGTTCCGGCCGGGCCGGCACCTCGCTGCGCCCCGCCGAAGGCCCGCCGCCGCAAGGCACCGCCCGGTGA
- a CDS encoding AI-2E family transporter: MGLAVLAIIFLAQPLLLIFGGIVFAAILDGGTRLLGRVLPIGRGWRLLIVSLAAVAGIVGTIWLAGVQLTAQFAVFQETLTLQVNRLLALAGAYGLGVDMVDPAQVAEQVMGSLGQLTSAVSTAFGAVANMVMIVVIGLFIAIEPRLYERGVAWMLPSANRERFYRTSDRMGFTMRRLMAGRLLGMAVEGVGTWLLLLAGGVPMAALLGLLTGLLAFLPNIGAIISGFLIILIGFSVNVETGLWAVAVYVIVQVVDGYLIVPYVAKKTVDLAPALVLGAQLIFGALFGILGLALADPIVAMIKAALEQKSEDDNPQAAKDKPKPVPGRRRAPASG, translated from the coding sequence ATGGGCCTCGCCGTGCTGGCGATCATCTTCCTCGCCCAGCCCTTGCTGCTGATCTTCGGCGGCATCGTCTTCGCCGCGATCCTCGACGGCGGCACGCGCCTGCTCGGCCGGGTGCTGCCGATCGGCCGGGGCTGGCGGCTGCTGATCGTATCGCTCGCCGCGGTCGCCGGCATCGTCGGCACGATCTGGCTGGCCGGCGTCCAGCTCACTGCCCAGTTCGCGGTCTTCCAGGAAACCCTGACGCTGCAGGTCAACCGGCTGCTGGCGCTCGCCGGCGCCTACGGGCTCGGCGTCGACATGGTCGATCCGGCCCAGGTGGCGGAGCAGGTGATGGGTTCGCTCGGCCAGCTCACCTCGGCGGTCAGCACCGCCTTCGGCGCGGTCGCCAACATGGTGATGATCGTCGTCATCGGCCTGTTCATCGCGATCGAGCCGCGCCTCTACGAGCGCGGCGTCGCCTGGATGCTGCCCAGCGCCAATCGCGAGCGCTTCTATCGCACGTCGGACCGGATGGGCTTCACGATGCGCCGGCTGATGGCGGGCCGGCTGCTCGGCATGGCGGTGGAGGGCGTCGGCACCTGGCTGCTGCTGCTCGCCGGCGGGGTGCCGATGGCGGCTCTGCTCGGCCTCTTGACCGGCCTGCTCGCCTTCCTGCCCAATATCGGCGCGATCATCTCGGGCTTCCTGATCATCCTGATCGGCTTTTCGGTGAATGTGGAGACCGGCCTGTGGGCGGTGGCGGTCTATGTGATCGTCCAGGTCGTCGATGGTTATCTGATCGTGCCCTATGTCGCGAAGAAGACGGTCGATCTCGCCCCCGCTCTGGTGCTGGGCGCGCAGCTCATCTTCGGCGCCCTGTTCGGCATTCTCGGCCTCGCGCTCGCCGATCCGATCGTCGCGATGATCAAGGCCGCGCTGGAGCAGAAGTCGGAGGACGACAATCCGCAAGCGGCGAAGGACAAGCCCAAGCCCGTCCCCGGCCGGCGACGAGCCCCTGCCAGCGGCTGA
- a CDS encoding FKBP-type peptidyl-prolyl cis-trans isomerase has translation MSAVTAVPILPLPKGAILKLWIAILLLVAGGAALAWLGTGPLQRHTAENGVRYQILEDGEGATITSADLVLFHFVARRADGSVFATSMGREPVTTAPDNSFFPGIGQGLKLMRKGARYRFWLPPRLAFQGELPEGAGLDPDEVLSFDVQVVDVAPGLAAMQSLMGGMGPTGADPHGGDPHGGLPPGAEMAPPVPPGQ, from the coding sequence ATGTCCGCAGTCACCGCCGTTCCGATCCTTCCCCTGCCCAAGGGCGCGATCCTGAAATTGTGGATCGCGATTCTCCTGCTCGTCGCCGGCGGCGCGGCATTGGCCTGGCTGGGCACCGGCCCGCTGCAGCGGCACACCGCCGAGAACGGCGTCCGGTACCAGATCCTGGAGGATGGCGAAGGCGCGACGATCACCTCGGCCGATCTCGTCCTCTTCCACTTCGTTGCGCGGCGCGCCGACGGCTCGGTCTTCGCCACGAGCATGGGCCGCGAGCCGGTCACCACCGCGCCGGACAACAGCTTCTTCCCCGGAATCGGCCAGGGCCTCAAGCTGATGCGCAAGGGCGCGCGCTACCGCTTCTGGCTGCCGCCGCGCCTCGCCTTCCAGGGCGAATTGCCCGAGGGCGCGGGGCTCGATCCCGACGAGGTGCTGAGCTTCGACGTGCAGGTCGTCGACGTCGCGCCGGGGCTGGCCGCGATGCAATCGCTGATGGGCGGCATGGGCCCGACGGGCGCCGACCCGCATGGCGGCGATCCCCATGGCGGCCTGCCCCCGGGCGCCGAGATGGCGCCGCCGGTACCGCCGGGCCAGTAA
- the rpsU gene encoding 30S ribosomal protein S21: MQIIVRDNNVDQALRALKKKLQREGVYREMKLRRHYEKPSEKRARERAAAIRRARKLERKRAERDGTR, encoded by the coding sequence ATGCAAATCATCGTTCGCGATAACAATGTCGACCAGGCGCTGCGGGCGCTCAAGAAGAAGCTGCAGCGCGAGGGCGTCTATCGCGAGATGAAGCTGCGCCGCCATTACGAGAAGCCGAGCGAGAAGCGCGCCCGCGAGCGCGCCGCCGCGATCCGCCGCGCCCGCAAGCTGGAGCGCAAGCGCGCCGAGCGCGACGGCACGCGGTAG
- a CDS encoding DEAD/DEAH box helicase gives MSFQTLGLSQPVLQALAFKGYDQATPIQMQAIPTVLTGRDLLGIAQTGTGKTAAFMLPSIDRLAAGNRRASQRACRMLVLAPTRELAGQIADSARAYGQFAGMRVATVFGGTSLGKNRQDVARGVDVLVATPGRLIDLVEQGALTLREVEILVLDEADQMLDLGFIHALKQIVKMLPQRRQTLFFSATMPKAILELADRFLTDPAQVSVAPQATTAERVAQYVTFCQQAEKQALLTMMLRWGFSERGNMDRVLVFTRTKHGADRVVKLLAGNGIAANAIHGNKSQPQRERALAEFKAGRTRILVATDIAARGIDVSGVSHVINFELPNVAEQYVHRIGRTARAGAAGVAIAFCADDEKAYLRDIEKLTRQRVTVEPLPAGFLAEAERIKASRTTRPAFEDRVAPRHDERPRGGRAHHQRGRYAKSVKPAGGKRRAARG, from the coding sequence ATGTCTTTCCAGACTCTCGGGCTGTCGCAGCCCGTTCTCCAGGCGCTCGCCTTCAAGGGCTATGACCAGGCGACGCCGATCCAGATGCAGGCCATTCCGACCGTTTTGACCGGCCGCGACCTGCTCGGCATCGCGCAGACCGGCACCGGCAAGACGGCGGCGTTCATGCTGCCGTCGATCGACCGGCTGGCGGCGGGCAACCGCCGCGCGTCGCAGCGCGCCTGCCGGATGCTCGTCCTCGCGCCGACGCGCGAGCTGGCCGGGCAGATCGCCGACAGCGCGCGGGCCTATGGCCAGTTCGCCGGCATGCGCGTCGCCACCGTGTTCGGCGGCACCTCGCTCGGCAAGAACCGGCAGGACGTGGCGCGCGGCGTCGATGTGCTGGTCGCCACGCCCGGCCGCCTGATCGACCTGGTCGAGCAGGGCGCGCTGACCTTGCGCGAGGTCGAGATCCTCGTCCTCGACGAGGCCGACCAGATGCTCGACCTGGGCTTCATCCACGCGCTCAAGCAGATCGTGAAGATGCTGCCCCAGCGCCGCCAGACCCTGTTCTTCTCGGCGACCATGCCGAAGGCGATTCTGGAGCTGGCCGACCGCTTCCTGACCGATCCGGCGCAGGTGTCGGTGGCGCCGCAGGCGACGACCGCCGAGCGGGTCGCGCAATATGTCACCTTCTGCCAGCAGGCGGAGAAGCAGGCGCTGCTCACCATGATGCTGCGCTGGGGCTTTTCCGAACGCGGCAACATGGACCGCGTGCTGGTCTTCACCCGCACCAAGCATGGCGCCGACCGGGTCGTGAAGCTGCTCGCCGGCAACGGCATCGCGGCCAACGCGATCCACGGCAACAAGAGCCAGCCGCAGCGCGAGCGCGCGCTGGCCGAATTCAAGGCGGGCAGGACGCGCATCCTGGTCGCGACCGACATCGCGGCGCGCGGCATCGACGTGTCGGGCGTCTCCCACGTCATCAATTTCGAGCTGCCCAACGTCGCCGAGCAATATGTCCACCGGATCGGGCGGACGGCGCGGGCCGGCGCGGCCGGCGTCGCCATCGCCTTCTGCGCGGACGACGAGAAGGCCTATCTGCGCGACATCGAGAAGCTGACCCGGCAGCGCGTCACCGTCGAGCCGCTGCCGGCGGGCTTCCTGGCCGAGGCGGAGCGGATCAAGGCGAGCCGGACGACGCGGCCGGCCTTCGAGGACCGGGTGGCCCCGCGCCACGACGAACGCCCGCGCGGCGGCCGGGCGCATCACCAGCGCGGCCGCTATGCCAAATCGGTGAAGCCGGCGGGCGGCAAGCGCCGCGCCGCGAGAGGTTGA